In Drosophila yakuba strain Tai18E2 chromosome 2R, Prin_Dyak_Tai18E2_2.1, whole genome shotgun sequence, a single genomic region encodes these proteins:
- the LOC6530748 gene encoding uncharacterized protein LOC6530748, with the protein MKFLTVLAVIVLCAAAAQAGSSRPQLVRLHQVTRREYNELLRLAQGKEEVSEARLLSSSIAGIKGLASGFAAGNFIPAIFSSGSKDQPKKGRPLCVISTNDLDQDQDRRLGRVVSIEYEPNSDSSSSSSSGSGSSSGSGHGSGHGSGHGSGHGSGSGSGSDDDDDDVTTVNCILVVNSTDTTTTTTTTPKPGHGHGHGHGHGHGHGHGHGSGHGSAPGGYYPPPPPFYPPYYGYPPYYPPYPYPPPPPPPTHKPSHSGGDKRSVDDDEEAGHLIDAYNGFYYQTEGFNTRSGKYSKVSQDTSPYQPASYPQQEYANTYPKVVRNYGLTHPAPVYVRSPQFDQEH; encoded by the exons ATGAAGTTCTTAACAGTTCTTGCGGTGATCGTTCTCTGCGCAGCTGCGGCCCAAGCTG GCTCGAGTCGTCCGCAGCTGGTGCGTCTGCATCAGGTGACCCGACGGGAGTACAACGAGCTGCTCCGGCTAGCCCAGGGCAAGGAGGAGGTATCGGAGGCCCGTTTGCTCAGCAGCTCGATTGCTGGCATCAAGGGATTGGCATCTGGCTTCGCCGCTGGCAACTTCATTCCAGCTATCTTCAGTTCCGGTTCCAAGGATCAGCCTAAGAAGGGACGTCCACTCTGCGTGATCTCCACCAATGATCtggaccaggaccaggacaGGCGCTTGGGTCGTGTGGTGAGCATTGAGTATGAGCCCAATTCcgactccagctccagctctaGCTCCGGATCGGGATCGAGCAGTGGAAGTGGTCATGGAAGCGGACATGGTAGCGGTCACGGCAGTGGTCATGGCAGTGGTAGTGGAAGTGGCagcgatgacgacgacgatgatgtgACCACTGTCAACTGCATCCTAGTGGTCAACAGCACCGACACCACTACTACCACCACAACTACGCCAAAACCAGGAcacggacatggacatgggCACGGACATGGGCACGGACATGGGCACGGACATGGTAGCGGGCACGGTAGCGCACCAGGTGGCTATTacccgcctcctcctccgttCTATCCTCCCTACTACGGCTACCCACCGTACTATCCACCCTACCCCtacccaccaccaccacctccgccAACACACAAGCCATCGCATTCCGGCGGAGACAAGCGATCggtggatgatgatgaggaggcGGGTCATCTGATCGATGCCTACAACGGATTCTACTACCAGACAGAGGGCTTCAACACGAGGAGTGGAAAGTACTCGAAGGTCAGCCAGGATACCTCGCCCTATCAGCCAGCCAGTTATCCGCAGCAGGAGTACGCCAATACCTATCCCAAAGTGGTTCGCAACTACGGACTGACCCATCCTGCTCCAGTCTACGTCCGATCGCCACAATTCGATCAGGAACATTAG
- the LOC6530749 gene encoding vacuolar protein sorting-associated protein 37C: MLQLSLALLLFLALFASLETAPSSSTGVKQEKYVRVYEINEQQYQRVLQLTKGKNVISEARLINGGFATVSDTLSSGWNSLLRIVGLTTLSKADEAEKVDFDGQPLCVIKSREGEGREEDVISARSSARDIEAEEEDSAIHCIVVLKKDVEFELPTLDAHPNYAEYWNKPTTSNPVEESPVPNQSSEVIKEEEAVETTTPAPLKKKKVNKSTYPRAGTLKNDSESFRQYGYPPVQPQYPQTPSYGGYPYSPYPNPLPYPNPQPYGPQLPYGPSPYGQSPYGQSPYGQSPYGPYPQQPYGPQPPIGPYSPQPYGNYGYPYLDQNLLVQVNEEIEKLEADDDQEEDEDSYESEDEDDYRYKNRLYSYNPMYLQQSYLNQ, encoded by the exons ATGCTGCAGCTGTCACTAGCCCTGCTACTCTTTCTGGCTCTATTTGCCAGCTTGGAAACAG CACCATCTTCATCAACTGGAGTTAAGCAGGAGAAATATGTGCGGGTGTATGAAATCAATGAGCAGCAGTACCAGCGGGTTTTGCAGCTGACCAAGGGCAAGAATGTTATATCGGAGGCCCGGCTGATCAACGGAGGCTTTGCCACCGTGAGTGACACCTTGAGTTCCGGATGGAACTCTCTTCTGCGGATCGTGGGCCTCACCACCCTCAGCAAGGCCGATGAGGCCGAGAAGGTGGACTTTGATGGTCAGCCGTTGTGCGTGATCAAATCTCGAGAGGGAGAGGGCAGGGAGGAGGATGTGATCTCCGCTAGAAGCTCGGCCAGGGACATCGAAGCCGAGGAAGAAGATTCCGCAATCCACTGCATAGTGGTGCTCAAGAAGGATGTCGAGTTTGAGCTCCCAACCCTGGATGCTCACCCAAATTACGCCGAGTATTGGAACAAACCAACAACGTCTAACCCTGTCGAGGAATCCCCTGTTCCCAACCAGTCTTCGGAAGTTATTAAGGAGGAAGAGGCAGTAGAGACGACGACACCAGCtccattgaaaaagaaaaaggttAACAAAAGCACTTATCCAAGGGCAGGCACTTTGAAGAACGACTCTGAAAGTTTCCGGCAATATGGCTACCCTCCAGTGCAGCCCCAATATCCGCAAACTCCGTCCTATGGTGGCTATCCGTACAGTCCCTATCCCAATCCTCTGCCTTACCCTAACCCGCAGCCATATGGACCCCAACTTCCGTATGGACCATCGCCATATGGACAATCTCCCTATGGACAATCTCCTTATGGACAATCTCCTTATGGACCGTATCCCCAACAACCCTATGGTCCCCAGCCCCCAATTGGTCCTTACAGTCCGCAACCCTATGGAAACTATGGATATCCCTACTTGGATCAGAACCTGTTGGTTCAAGTGAATGAGGAAATAGAGAAACTCGAGGCTGACGATGACCAAGAAGAAGATGAGGACTCTTACGAGAgtgaagatgaagatgacTATCGCTATAAGAACCGTTTATACTCCTACAATCCTATGTACCTCCAGCAATCTTATCTTAACCAATAA